TTCTCGTTCGGGATGATGATCCACAGCACCAGGTAGACCAGGAACTGCGGGCCCGGGAGCAGGCAGGACAGCACGAACAGCAGGCGCATCGTGCGGGGCTTCCACCCGAGGCGGTAGGCCAGGCCCGCGCACACCCCG
The window above is part of the Amycolatopsis thermoflava N1165 genome. Proteins encoded here:
- a CDS encoding PspC domain-containing protein, whose amino-acid sequence is MTTTTTTLTRSRHNRVIAGVCAGLAYRLGWKPRTMRLLFVLSCLLPGPQFLVYLVLWIIIPNEKR